In the genome of Streptomyces globosus, one region contains:
- a CDS encoding amino acid permease translates to MRDRLPDTPPRAGELPAEPLSHSLKQRHLTMLGLGGVIGAGLFVGSGAGIAVAGPAIICSYLLAGALAMLVMRALGEMSAALPASGSFSVYAERALGRWAGFSAGWLYWFLLVVVLAVEATGAAKIANGWVPAVDQWVWVLVFMVVFTVANLAAVKNFGEFEFWFAALKVGAIVLFLVLGTLAVFGLLPDTDPVGLANLTGQGGFFPQGAGGVVAGMLAVIFAFGGLEVVTIAAAESDDPARSVARAVRSAVWRILFFYVGSMLVVVTLLPWDSLTPGQSPYVAVLDSLGIPAAGQIMNIVVFVALLSALNANLYGSSRMVFSLAERGEAPTALLKVSPGGVPRRAVFASVSFGFASVVLNLLWPDTVFLYMLNAVGAVLLFVWALIAVSQLRLRRELERDMPERLTLPMWCFPYLTWAALLGMAAVLVLMLFDDSARSQLLWSSGAAAAVLVVAWVRELRARRAGDAAG, encoded by the coding sequence ATGCGCGACCGTCTGCCCGACACTCCTCCACGCGCGGGCGAGCTGCCCGCGGAACCCCTGAGCCACAGTCTCAAGCAGCGCCACCTGACCATGCTGGGCCTCGGCGGGGTGATCGGCGCGGGCCTGTTCGTCGGCTCCGGAGCCGGCATCGCCGTCGCCGGCCCGGCGATCATCTGCTCGTACCTGCTCGCGGGCGCGCTGGCCATGCTGGTGATGCGCGCGCTCGGCGAGATGTCCGCGGCGCTGCCCGCGTCCGGTTCGTTCTCCGTGTACGCGGAGCGGGCGCTGGGCCGCTGGGCGGGCTTCTCTGCCGGCTGGCTGTACTGGTTCCTGCTGGTCGTGGTGCTGGCCGTGGAGGCGACCGGCGCCGCGAAGATCGCCAACGGCTGGGTGCCGGCGGTGGACCAGTGGGTGTGGGTCCTCGTCTTCATGGTGGTCTTCACCGTGGCCAACCTGGCCGCGGTGAAGAACTTCGGCGAGTTCGAGTTCTGGTTCGCCGCCCTGAAGGTCGGGGCGATCGTCCTGTTCCTGGTCCTGGGCACGCTGGCGGTGTTCGGGCTGCTGCCGGACACGGACCCGGTGGGCCTGGCGAACCTGACGGGCCAGGGCGGGTTCTTCCCGCAGGGGGCCGGCGGCGTGGTCGCCGGCATGCTGGCCGTCATCTTCGCGTTCGGCGGCCTGGAGGTCGTCACGATCGCGGCCGCCGAGTCCGACGACCCGGCCCGCTCGGTGGCCCGCGCGGTGCGCAGCGCGGTGTGGCGCATCCTTTTCTTCTACGTCGGCTCGATGCTGGTCGTGGTGACGCTGCTGCCGTGGGACTCGCTGACGCCGGGCCAGAGCCCGTACGTGGCGGTGCTGGACTCCCTCGGCATCCCCGCCGCGGGCCAGATCATGAACATCGTGGTCTTCGTGGCGCTGCTGTCGGCCCTGAACGCCAACCTGTACGGGTCCTCCCGCATGGTGTTCTCGCTGGCCGAGCGCGGCGAGGCGCCCACGGCGCTGCTGAAGGTGTCGCCGGGCGGGGTGCCGCGCCGGGCCGTCTTCGCCTCGGTGTCGTTCGGGTTCGCCTCGGTGGTGCTGAACCTGCTGTGGCCGGACACGGTGTTCCTGTACATGCTGAACGCGGTCGGCGCGGTGCTGCTGTTCGTGTGGGCGCTGATCGCGGTGTCGCAGCTGCGGCTGCGCCGGGAGCTGGAGCGGGACATGCCGGAGCGGCTGACGCTGCCGATGTGGTGCTTCCCGTACCTGACGTGGGCGGCGCTGCTCGGGATGGCGGCCGTGCTGGTGCTGATGCTCTTCGACGACAGCGCCCGGTCGCAGCTGCTGTGGTCCTCCGGCGCGGCCGCCGCGGTGCTGGTCGTGGCCTGGGTGCGCGAGCTGCGCGCGCGGCGCGCCGGGGACGCGGCCGGCTGA
- a CDS encoding amino acid permease, giving the protein MSQRTTAPPAPPSAGQQPPADSPLGNGLRQRHLSMIALGGVIGAGLFVGSGAGVAAAGPAIVVAYALSGILVMLVMRMLGEMSAANPASGSFSVHAERAIGPWAGFTAGWMFWTLLCVGVAIEAIGAAHIMTGWFPGTPSWAWVLAFMALFCGANLAAVSSFGEFEFWFAALKIGAIALFLGLGVLAVLGLLPGTSSPGTANLLPEGGFLPHGVDGLLVGVLASVVAYGGLETVTIAAAESDDPERGVAKAVRTTMWRIAVVYVGSMLVVVTLLPWNDPKVTEQGPYAATLDHLGIPAAGEVMNAVVLVALLSAMNANIYGSSRMAHSLVSRGQGPRALGKVSGRVPRRAVLASCGFGFTTVLLSYWYPDTLFAWLLNMVGGVILVVWGFTAVSQLVLRRRTEREDPARLTVRMWCFPYLTWAALAGVAGVLVLMAWNPDTRVQVAFTGGLAAFLAATGFLMQRRRASRG; this is encoded by the coding sequence ATGAGTCAGCGCACCACCGCACCTCCCGCCCCGCCCTCCGCCGGGCAGCAGCCCCCCGCGGACAGCCCCCTCGGCAACGGCCTCCGGCAGCGCCACCTGTCGATGATCGCGCTCGGCGGAGTCATCGGCGCCGGCCTGTTCGTCGGCTCCGGAGCCGGCGTCGCGGCGGCCGGCCCGGCGATCGTGGTGGCGTACGCCCTGTCCGGGATCCTCGTGATGCTCGTGATGCGGATGCTCGGCGAGATGTCCGCGGCGAACCCCGCCTCCGGCTCCTTCTCGGTGCACGCGGAGCGGGCGATCGGCCCGTGGGCCGGGTTCACGGCCGGCTGGATGTTCTGGACGCTGCTGTGCGTGGGGGTGGCCATCGAGGCGATCGGCGCGGCGCACATCATGACCGGCTGGTTCCCGGGCACCCCGTCCTGGGCGTGGGTGCTGGCCTTCATGGCCCTCTTCTGCGGCGCCAACCTGGCCGCCGTCTCCAGCTTCGGCGAGTTCGAGTTCTGGTTCGCCGCCCTGAAGATCGGCGCGATCGCCCTGTTCCTGGGCCTGGGCGTGCTCGCGGTCCTCGGCCTGCTGCCGGGCACCTCCTCCCCCGGCACCGCCAACCTGCTGCCCGAGGGCGGGTTCCTGCCCCACGGTGTCGACGGCCTGCTCGTCGGCGTGCTGGCCTCGGTCGTCGCCTACGGCGGCCTGGAGACGGTCACCATCGCGGCCGCCGAGTCCGACGACCCGGAGCGCGGCGTGGCGAAGGCGGTGCGGACCACCATGTGGCGGATCGCGGTCGTCTACGTCGGCTCGATGCTCGTGGTGGTCACGCTGCTGCCGTGGAACGACCCGAAGGTGACCGAGCAGGGCCCGTACGCCGCCACCCTCGACCACCTGGGCATCCCCGCCGCCGGCGAGGTCATGAACGCGGTCGTCCTCGTCGCGCTGCTGTCCGCGATGAACGCGAACATCTACGGCTCCTCCCGCATGGCCCACTCCCTCGTCTCCCGAGGCCAGGGGCCGCGCGCCCTCGGCAAGGTCAGCGGACGGGTGCCGCGGCGCGCGGTGCTCGCCTCCTGCGGCTTCGGCTTCACCACGGTGCTGCTGTCGTACTGGTACCCGGACACCCTGTTCGCCTGGCTGCTGAACATGGTCGGCGGGGTCATCCTCGTCGTCTGGGGCTTCACCGCCGTCTCACAGCTGGTGCTGCGCCGCCGGACGGAGCGCGAGGACCCGGCTCGGCTCACCGTGCGGATGTGGTGCTTCCCGTATCTGACGTGGGCTGCGCTCGCGGGCGTGGCGGGGGTGCTGGTGCTGATGGCCTGGAACCCCGACACGCGGGTGCAGGTCGCCTTCACCGGCGGGCTGGCAGCCTTCCTCGCTGCCACCGGCTTCCTGATGCAGCGTCGGCGCGCCTCCCGCG
- a CDS encoding biotin transporter BioY, whose amino-acid sequence MSTASVSVRPGTVLADLLPASRVRDIALVAGGAALTGLAAQIAVPVPGSPVPVTGQTFAALLVGTALGARLGFLSLAAYALAGAAGVPWFANGTSGAFGASFGYVLGMLLAATVVGALARRGADRSVLRTAGAMALGSALIYAVGVPYLALSTGMSLGAAVAAGLVPFLIGDALKAALAMGLLPAAWKLAGRS is encoded by the coding sequence ATGAGCACTGCATCCGTTTCCGTCCGCCCCGGCACCGTCCTCGCCGACCTGCTGCCCGCGAGCCGCGTCCGCGACATCGCGCTCGTCGCCGGCGGGGCCGCGCTGACCGGGCTGGCCGCGCAGATCGCGGTGCCCGTCCCCGGCTCCCCGGTCCCGGTCACCGGCCAGACGTTCGCCGCGCTGCTCGTCGGCACCGCCCTCGGCGCCCGCCTCGGCTTCCTCTCCCTCGCGGCGTACGCGCTGGCCGGCGCCGCCGGCGTGCCGTGGTTCGCGAACGGCACCTCCGGCGCGTTCGGCGCCTCCTTCGGCTACGTCCTCGGCATGCTGCTCGCAGCCACCGTCGTCGGCGCCCTGGCCCGCCGCGGCGCCGACCGCTCCGTGCTGCGCACGGCCGGTGCGATGGCGCTCGGCTCGGCCCTGATCTACGCGGTGGGCGTGCCGTACCTGGCGCTGTCGACCGGCATGTCCCTCGGTGCGGCCGTCGCGGCGGGCCTGGTCCCGTTCCTGATCGGCGACGCCCTGAAGGCGGCGCTGGCCATGGGCCTGCTGCCCGCCGCCTGGAAGCTGGCCGGCCGCTCCTGA